In the Natronobacterium texcoconense genome, one interval contains:
- a CDS encoding ATPase, T2SS/T4P/T4SS family — protein sequence MIRDRPDRLEATLERVGLEGLFALSAADGEDRPCSCTTHFEDRTLVVDASDCDGSGDLIDDESCRRTVVDALVDHRVRQLTVRSNGLEYRYGDRAVALFCAAGRFLELVGDHNERLAETAATDPLAVATELRSRVDRIGELGAEAGLVAAADGLESYTDLTPSVGLEIGHYVLDRSREESSLRDVRSLETGSEARIYARADGVPLYALDVVDLSLSAEDRSRLIDGYEAIATGVVEGERAASRAIERVSDGPVDPQLSSILAKHTAGYGILEDLFADSAVTDVYATAPVETNPLRVVVDGESMATNVRLTDEGARALGSRVRRTSGRAFSRATPTVDATAALENGTELRIAGVTDPVADGTAFAFREQADDSFTLPALVANGTMPAEAAALLSVAVERNAAALIAGTRGAGKTTLLGTLLYELSPDVRTVVIEDTPELPVDPLQSVGRDVQALRTGTGDGPEITPEDALRTALRLGDGALVVGEIRGEEAGVLYEAMRVGANANAVLGTIHGDGADEVYERVVSDLDVEPSSFGTTDLVVTVQAYRTAGGRKRRLALIEEVVGSGDEIRFEPLYTIEGDSARPTGRIDRGESRLVDQLTGPDTSYANVRKAIDERRQLLASLAADERTNPEEVATAYADRRLERERER from the coding sequence ATGATCCGGGACCGTCCCGACCGACTCGAGGCCACGCTGGAGCGCGTCGGACTCGAGGGACTGTTCGCACTGAGCGCCGCTGATGGCGAGGATCGGCCCTGCTCGTGTACGACCCACTTCGAGGATCGGACCCTCGTTGTCGACGCCAGCGACTGTGACGGCTCGGGCGACCTGATCGACGACGAATCGTGTCGAAGGACCGTCGTCGACGCGCTCGTCGACCACAGAGTCCGACAGCTGACGGTCAGGTCGAACGGTCTCGAATACCGATACGGCGACCGCGCCGTTGCACTCTTCTGTGCGGCCGGCCGCTTTCTCGAGTTGGTCGGCGATCACAACGAACGACTGGCTGAGACCGCCGCCACGGATCCGCTCGCGGTCGCCACGGAGCTTCGATCCCGCGTCGATCGAATCGGCGAACTCGGGGCCGAAGCCGGACTGGTCGCCGCCGCCGACGGACTCGAGAGCTACACCGATCTCACGCCGTCGGTCGGTCTCGAGATCGGTCACTACGTCCTCGATCGCTCGCGCGAGGAATCCAGCCTCCGAGACGTTCGCTCGCTCGAGACCGGTAGCGAGGCACGGATCTACGCTCGAGCCGACGGCGTCCCGCTGTACGCGCTGGACGTAGTCGATCTCTCGCTCTCGGCCGAGGATCGATCGCGGCTGATCGACGGTTACGAGGCGATCGCGACGGGTGTCGTCGAGGGCGAGCGAGCCGCATCACGAGCGATCGAACGCGTCAGCGACGGCCCGGTCGATCCGCAGTTGAGTTCGATCCTCGCGAAACACACGGCCGGCTACGGGATTCTCGAGGACCTCTTTGCCGATTCAGCGGTAACTGACGTCTACGCAACCGCCCCCGTCGAAACGAACCCGTTGCGGGTCGTCGTCGACGGCGAATCGATGGCGACGAACGTCCGCCTGACCGACGAAGGCGCTCGAGCACTGGGCTCTCGCGTGCGCCGGACTAGCGGACGGGCGTTCTCCCGGGCGACGCCGACAGTCGACGCGACGGCTGCACTCGAGAACGGAACCGAACTGCGGATCGCCGGCGTCACCGATCCGGTCGCCGACGGGACCGCCTTCGCGTTCCGGGAGCAGGCCGACGACAGCTTCACGCTGCCCGCACTCGTCGCGAACGGAACGATGCCGGCGGAAGCAGCGGCCCTTCTATCGGTTGCGGTCGAGCGAAACGCGGCAGCGCTCATCGCGGGAACCCGTGGAGCCGGGAAAACGACGCTTCTCGGGACGTTGCTGTACGAACTGTCACCGGACGTCCGGACCGTCGTGATCGAGGACACGCCCGAACTCCCGGTCGATCCGCTCCAGTCCGTCGGCAGGGACGTCCAGGCGCTTCGGACCGGAACCGGAGACGGGCCCGAGATCACGCCCGAAGATGCGCTCAGGACCGCACTCCGGCTTGGCGACGGGGCGCTCGTCGTCGGTGAAATTCGCGGCGAGGAAGCGGGCGTCCTCTACGAAGCGATGCGCGTCGGCGCGAACGCAAACGCCGTCCTCGGGACGATCCACGGCGACGGCGCGGACGAAGTCTACGAACGCGTCGTCTCGGACCTGGACGTCGAACCCTCCTCGTTCGGCACGACCGACCTGGTGGTCACGGTCCAGGCCTACCGAACGGCTGGAGGCCGAAAACGACGGCTCGCGCTGATCGAGGAAGTCGTCGGCAGCGGCGACGAGATCCGGTTCGAACCGCTGTACACTATCGAGGGCGACAGCGCCCGTCCGACGGGCCGGATCGACCGCGGCGAGAGTCGTCTCGTCGATCAGTTGACTGGGCCGGACACTTCGTACGCGAACGTCCGAAAGGCAATCGACGAGCGACGGCAACTGCTCGCGTCGCTCGCGGCAGATGAGCGGACGAATCCCGAAGAGGTTGCCACGGCGTACGCGGATCGAAGACTCGAGCGGGAACGGGAGCGATGA
- a CDS encoding DUF7311 family protein, with the protein MIRYVLVALLAVALVALSIPAIDHAAAVSTERQFQSDLAAIDDAAVSLLENEEPTPDGVPAPRRTVSLPFPDDSLTSTPVEYLRIERIHETGSLATFAATGRSEHQHPIDAPIVHADPHENETVELGGVGEHRTLTLTVERDERDEPVVVASQ; encoded by the coding sequence ATGATCCGGTACGTTCTCGTCGCGCTCCTCGCGGTCGCGCTCGTCGCCCTGTCGATCCCTGCAATCGACCACGCTGCGGCGGTGAGTACCGAGCGACAGTTCCAGAGCGACCTCGCTGCGATCGACGACGCGGCGGTGTCGCTGCTCGAGAACGAAGAGCCGACGCCCGACGGCGTTCCTGCCCCGCGGCGAACGGTGTCGCTTCCCTTCCCCGACGACTCGCTGACCTCGACGCCGGTCGAGTACCTGCGGATCGAACGGATCCACGAGACAGGAAGCCTCGCGACGTTCGCAGCGACAGGCCGAAGCGAGCACCAGCACCCGATCGACGCACCGATCGTCCACGCCGACCCGCACGAAAACGAGACGGTCGAACTCGGCGGCGTCGGCGAACACCGAACCCTCACGCTCACCGTCGAACGAGACGAGCGGGACGAACCCGTCGTCGTCGCGAGCCAATGA
- a CDS encoding DUF7310 family coiled-coil domain-containing protein: protein MPDTERLEQRLAAVERAVVDGDAAVADLADLESTRSDLERLESRLEEFEHRIADLEGRTGALEGFTGEIRAVNDDVERQAATAVATVDRLERRLDALEEADGGVSESSKSADRADEVDSTDATDDADSGRTTSETEPSPGQTAERVLEPTASETSTGDPRRNERGDSEDEKTVTPADQRSVERYLERPIPTDDGDDRDREEAREAETNEEMSVLETLRAKL from the coding sequence ATGCCCGATACCGAGCGACTCGAACAGCGACTCGCCGCCGTCGAACGGGCGGTCGTCGACGGCGACGCCGCAGTCGCCGACCTCGCGGACCTCGAGTCGACGCGTTCGGACCTCGAGCGCCTCGAATCCCGCCTCGAGGAGTTCGAACACAGGATCGCCGACCTCGAGGGACGAACGGGAGCGCTCGAGGGGTTCACCGGCGAGATACGCGCGGTCAACGACGACGTGGAACGACAGGCTGCGACGGCCGTCGCTACTGTGGATCGACTCGAGCGGCGACTGGACGCACTCGAGGAAGCAGATGGTGGAGTCAGCGAGTCGTCGAAGAGCGCGGATCGAGCGGACGAGGTCGATTCCACCGATGCAACCGACGACGCCGATAGCGGACGCACGACGTCCGAAACCGAGCCCTCTCCGGGACAGACAGCCGAGCGCGTCCTCGAACCCACGGCTAGCGAGACGAGTACCGGAGACCCCCGGAGGAACGAACGCGGCGATAGTGAGGACGAAAAGACCGTCACACCGGCGGATCAGCGTTCAGTGGAACGCTACCTCGAGCGGCCGATACCGACCGACGACGGAGACGATAGAGACCGCGAGGAGGCGCGAGAGGCAGAGACAAACGAGGAGATGAGCGTTCTCGAGACGCTCCGGGCGAAGCTATGA
- a CDS encoding ATP-binding protein yields the protein MSFVLGRDTDLEDGPAGHLGSYRALDGSDGAPLYLDLDGPHAVLVVGKRGYGKSYTLGVVAEALARSVGLAPVIVDPMGAFRSLADPADGEPVPAEVLDDPTVSPSALDPRSWCELLGLEPESGPGGLVWQAAGTESAVAKMCDAVDAADAPKADRRAAINHLTLAESWGIFDPDGLSAAELAGPEVTVVDVAGLDAAPMNAVCRGIAEALYRARVTDRIDRLPWLLLDEAHAFFDGIAEPALRTILTRGRAPGVTLVAATQRPSAVPPVGVSQSDVLVSHRLTAGADLEALESAQPTYVDASLSDRMPERPGEVVVVDDATETVHAARIRARDTPHGGDSPQASDFVAPHETEV from the coding sequence ATGAGTTTCGTACTCGGACGCGACACCGATCTCGAGGACGGACCTGCTGGACACCTCGGGAGCTATCGAGCGCTGGACGGGAGCGACGGCGCACCCCTCTACCTCGACCTCGACGGACCGCACGCAGTGCTGGTCGTGGGGAAACGAGGCTACGGCAAGTCCTACACGCTCGGGGTCGTCGCGGAGGCGCTGGCTCGGTCGGTCGGACTCGCCCCCGTTATCGTCGATCCGATGGGGGCGTTTCGCTCGCTCGCCGACCCAGCCGACGGCGAGCCGGTTCCAGCGGAGGTTCTCGACGATCCTACCGTCTCCCCGTCGGCGCTCGACCCGCGCTCGTGGTGTGAACTGCTCGGACTCGAGCCCGAGAGCGGACCCGGCGGACTGGTCTGGCAGGCCGCCGGAACTGAATCGGCGGTCGCTAAGATGTGTGACGCCGTCGACGCGGCGGACGCACCGAAGGCGGACCGACGAGCGGCGATCAACCACCTCACGCTCGCAGAGTCGTGGGGGATCTTCGATCCTGACGGCCTCTCGGCGGCCGAGCTCGCCGGCCCGGAGGTGACCGTCGTCGACGTTGCCGGACTCGACGCCGCACCGATGAATGCCGTCTGTCGGGGTATCGCGGAGGCGCTCTATCGTGCTCGCGTCACGGACCGAATCGACCGCCTGCCGTGGCTGTTGCTCGACGAGGCCCACGCGTTCTTCGACGGCATCGCGGAACCCGCGCTTCGGACGATTCTCACGCGCGGCCGCGCGCCGGGTGTCACGCTCGTCGCTGCAACCCAGCGACCGAGCGCCGTCCCGCCAGTCGGTGTCTCCCAGTCGGACGTGCTCGTCTCCCACCGACTAACCGCCGGTGCGGACCTCGAGGCACTCGAGTCGGCCCAGCCGACGTATGTCGACGCGTCGCTGTCCGATCGCATGCCCGAGCGTCCGGGCGAGGTGGTCGTCGTCGACGACGCGACTGAAACCGTCCACGCAGCCCGGATTCGAGCGCGCGACACCCCACACGGCGGCGATAGTCCACAGGCGAGCGATTTCGTCGCGCCCCACGAGACTGAGGTTTAA
- a CDS encoding DUF7382 domain-containing protein, producing the protein MRSIAIGDERCSRPNPGRSFVDDDRGIEGLPIRLVIALTVGVAALALMLNMLGGIGDVGDTEVTVEVANDDQVIEEGEDVDVSMYVIDENGNDVTDATVLVSAGSAQLDGVEEAHTGESGADDHEAIVSLENHGLRADQDMGTLEIDVVPPSDSNYIDEQPNPEIIVTEG; encoded by the coding sequence ATGCGATCGATAGCAATCGGCGACGAGCGTTGCTCGCGGCCGAACCCTGGCCGATCGTTCGTCGACGACGACCGTGGGATCGAGGGACTACCGATTCGGCTCGTGATCGCGCTCACCGTCGGCGTCGCCGCACTGGCGCTCATGCTGAACATGCTCGGCGGCATCGGCGACGTCGGCGACACCGAGGTTACGGTCGAAGTCGCCAACGACGATCAGGTCATCGAGGAAGGTGAGGACGTCGACGTCTCGATGTACGTGATCGACGAGAACGGAAACGATGTCACGGACGCGACGGTGCTCGTCTCGGCAGGCTCCGCACAGTTAGACGGCGTCGAAGAGGCCCACACCGGCGAGAGCGGGGCCGACGACCACGAGGCGATAGTTTCCCTCGAGAACCACGGGCTCCGGGCCGACCAGGACATGGGAACGCTCGAGATCGACGTCGTTCCGCCGTCGGATAGCAACTACATCGACGAACAGCCGAATCCGGAGATCATCGTCACTGAAGGCTAG